The Luteitalea sp. genome includes a window with the following:
- a CDS encoding VOC family protein yields MPRVIHFELPADEPTRAVAFYERVFGWTFKRWDGPMDYWMVTTGPGEQPGIDGGLLRRQQPGAPPVNVIDVASLDETIAAIGRAGGRLVVPKMAVPGVGWVAYFLDTEQNMVGLMQPDAAAA; encoded by the coding sequence ATGCCCCGAGTGATTCATTTCGAGCTGCCGGCCGACGAGCCCACGCGCGCGGTCGCATTCTACGAGCGCGTGTTCGGCTGGACGTTCAAGCGATGGGACGGCCCGATGGACTACTGGATGGTGACGACCGGGCCGGGCGAGCAGCCTGGCATCGACGGCGGTTTGCTGCGGCGCCAGCAGCCAGGGGCGCCACCGGTCAATGTCATCGACGTGGCCTCGCTCGATGAGACGATTGCGGCCATCGGGCGCGCAGGCGGTCGCCTGGTTGTTCCGAAGATGGCCGTGCCGGGCGTCGGCTGGGTCGCGTACTTCCTGGACACCGAGCAGAACATGGTCGGCCTCATGCAGCCAGATGCTGCCGCTGCCTAG
- a CDS encoding PadR family transcriptional regulator: MGKPTDLLQGTLDLLILKTLALAPMHGWGITLRIQQISGDVLQVQPGSLYPALHRLEHQGWISAAWGESDAGRRAKYYSLTRAGRAQLGREAKQWRRLSGAVTTLLDTV; the protein is encoded by the coding sequence ATGGGTAAGCCAACCGATCTTCTGCAGGGCACGCTCGACCTTCTCATTCTGAAGACGCTCGCGCTGGCGCCAATGCACGGCTGGGGCATCACGCTGCGCATCCAGCAGATCTCCGGCGACGTGCTCCAGGTGCAGCCGGGCTCGCTCTATCCTGCGCTCCACCGCCTCGAGCATCAGGGGTGGATCTCGGCCGCATGGGGCGAGAGCGACGCAGGTCGCCGGGCGAAGTATTACTCGCTCACACGAGCCGGTCGAGCGCAGCTGGGACGCGAGGCAAAACAGTGGCGCCGGCTCTCGGGTGCCGTCACCACTTTGCTCGATACCGTCTGA
- a CDS encoding thioredoxin-dependent thiol peroxidase produces MPFVEPGRKAPAFSLKDQHGETHRLTDYAGHSLVLYFYPKDDTPGCTKEACSFEASLAQLRKLDAVVLGVSVLDSASKARFAAKHNLTFPLLADEDHAVAEKYGAWQERSMYGRKFMGVARVSYLIDAQGKVAKRWDKVDVNQHVTDVLQAIQALP; encoded by the coding sequence ATGCCGTTTGTCGAGCCGGGACGAAAGGCGCCCGCGTTTTCGTTGAAGGATCAGCACGGTGAGACACACCGTCTGACAGACTATGCAGGGCATTCCCTGGTGCTCTACTTCTATCCCAAAGACGACACGCCCGGTTGCACGAAAGAGGCGTGCAGCTTCGAGGCGAGCCTCGCGCAGCTCCGCAAGCTGGATGCGGTCGTGTTGGGCGTCAGCGTGCTCGATTCGGCCAGTAAGGCGCGCTTTGCCGCGAAGCACAATCTGACATTTCCCTTACTCGCAGATGAGGATCACGCGGTGGCGGAGAAGTACGGGGCTTGGCAAGAGCGTAGCATGTACGGCCGTAAGTTCATGGGCGTGGCGCGAGTCAGCTATCTCATCGATGCCCAAGGGAAAGTGGCGAAACGCTGGGATAAAGTGGATGTGAACCAGCACGTCACCGACGTGCTGCAGGCCATTCAGGCGCTGCCTTGA
- a CDS encoding PadR family transcriptional regulator: MTAHKQKDLFPGALEIMILQSLKQRRLHGYALVQHIKRTSNDLLRVEEGSLYPALQRMLKAGWVKAHWSVSASGRRVRLYELTAAGAKHLDREVSSFERMLEGIRLVLSPAKS; this comes from the coding sequence GTGACGGCACACAAGCAGAAGGATCTCTTCCCCGGGGCGTTGGAGATAATGATTCTCCAGAGCCTCAAGCAGCGGCGGCTCCACGGCTACGCGCTCGTGCAGCACATCAAGCGCACCTCCAACGACCTGCTCCGCGTCGAGGAGGGCTCCCTCTATCCCGCCCTGCAGCGCATGCTGAAAGCCGGCTGGGTGAAAGCGCACTGGAGCGTCTCCGCGAGCGGCCGCCGAGTGCGACTCTATGAGCTGACCGCCGCTGGCGCCAAGCATTTGGATCGTGAAGTGTCGAGCTTCGAGCGCATGCTGGAAGGCATCCGACTCGTGCTGTCGCCGGCGAAGTCATGA
- a CDS encoding FtsX-like permease family protein yields the protein MAIRLHYRVRMALRSFLRRRTAERELDEELRFHFQEMETRAHAGESTSDEAHGRVPRRLGRFDQAKEACRDARTLRPLEDLLRDLRFGARLLARSPSFTVVAIVSLALGIGASSAIFSLINAIVLRALPVDQPEQLYVAQVARMEQLDPRFSYPAYRGVGELVAERAEVAAVSSIQSMQIGTAGSNPATAESAEVQLVAGDYFSVLRQHPQIGRLLGPGDNRTLDDHPVAVISDAYWSRKFGRATNAVGRVVIVNGTPVTIVGVTAPRFFGTTVGTRNPDMWVPIMMQAAVHYASDVGSINGDTQKPWPPQREVSWLDLFLRMPADAVPAVSEAMTLAMQRDYAQRSGYRDEAELRRQYQSSRVVLTSGSRGLSSMRDDLTTPLLVLFGMVALLLTIACANIASLLLARATNRHREMAIRLSIGAGRERLMRQLLTESLLLSLIGGALGLVVAYWGSSGLLTLANDGTRVTALDVRPDWRVLGFALAVSLSTGLVFGLLPAQRSTRVQLADALKAQTRGAIGSGGSRVGRRWFGGRLLVAGQMAFSLLLLIVAGLFARSLQELTRVDIGFDRDRLLVTGVDPRAAGYTQAQLPALYRRIVEHVNALPGVARASMSASGPFSGSRWISRFEAEGYTRGRDEQLRLLDEVVTTDYFRTVRLTIVHGRAFGPQDVATSRKVSVINETMARRYFQDQSPIGKRWSYDEEFDEEAFEIIGVVQDARSDDLTAGAVNMAYRPVTQTELYLTSIEIRAAGAPAALAAEIRNTLREAEPRLRLAPIEPLGDRVVRAMRQEWLMTSLTMAFGGVALFLACLGLYGTISYAITRRTAELGLRVALGASRGAVQWLILREAFTLVVIGLIVGLPLGFVASRTMATLFFGISPLDPMAHGAAVTALVVIAALAAYLPARRASRVDPMRALRVD from the coding sequence ATGGCCATTCGACTGCATTATCGCGTGCGGATGGCGCTGCGATCGTTCCTGCGGCGTCGCACGGCCGAGCGCGAGCTGGACGAAGAGCTGCGGTTTCATTTTCAAGAAATGGAGACCCGCGCTCACGCCGGTGAATCGACATCGGACGAGGCGCACGGACGGGTCCCGCGTCGCCTCGGCCGATTCGATCAGGCGAAGGAGGCGTGCCGAGACGCGCGCACCCTGCGCCCTCTCGAAGATCTTCTTCGAGATCTCAGGTTCGGTGCGCGCCTGCTCGCGCGTAGTCCCAGCTTCACCGTCGTTGCCATCGTGTCGCTGGCGCTGGGTATTGGCGCCAGCAGCGCCATCTTCTCGTTGATCAACGCAATCGTGTTGCGGGCACTGCCCGTGGACCAGCCGGAGCAGCTTTACGTTGCCCAGGTCGCTCGCATGGAGCAGCTCGATCCGCGCTTCTCGTATCCGGCGTACCGAGGCGTCGGCGAGCTGGTGGCTGAACGGGCCGAAGTAGCCGCGGTCAGCAGCATCCAATCGATGCAGATCGGGACGGCAGGGAGCAACCCCGCCACGGCCGAGTCGGCTGAGGTGCAGCTGGTGGCGGGCGACTACTTCAGCGTGCTGCGCCAACACCCGCAGATCGGCCGTCTGCTTGGCCCCGGCGACAACCGTACTCTGGACGATCATCCGGTGGCCGTGATCAGCGACGCCTACTGGAGCCGCAAATTCGGCCGCGCCACGAACGCGGTCGGGCGCGTCGTGATCGTGAACGGCACGCCCGTCACGATTGTCGGTGTCACCGCGCCGCGATTCTTTGGCACGACCGTAGGCACTCGTAACCCGGACATGTGGGTGCCAATCATGATGCAGGCAGCCGTACACTACGCCAGCGACGTGGGCAGCATCAACGGCGACACGCAGAAGCCCTGGCCGCCGCAGCGCGAGGTCTCCTGGCTGGACCTCTTCCTGCGCATGCCGGCAGACGCGGTGCCGGCCGTGTCCGAGGCGATGACGCTGGCGATGCAGCGCGATTACGCGCAGCGATCCGGCTACCGGGATGAGGCGGAGCTCCGCCGGCAGTATCAGTCGAGCCGTGTGGTGCTCACGTCGGGATCCCGCGGACTGTCGTCAATGCGCGATGATCTGACCACCCCGTTGCTGGTCCTCTTCGGAATGGTTGCTCTCCTGCTCACGATCGCCTGTGCCAACATCGCAAGCCTGCTGCTGGCCCGCGCTACGAACCGCCACCGCGAGATGGCGATTCGTCTCTCTATTGGCGCCGGACGGGAGCGTCTGATGCGTCAGCTCCTCACCGAGAGCCTGCTTCTCTCGCTGATCGGCGGTGCGCTAGGACTGGTCGTGGCCTACTGGGGCAGCAGCGGCCTCTTGACTCTCGCGAACGACGGTACTCGGGTCACCGCCCTCGACGTCCGTCCCGACTGGCGCGTGCTCGGCTTCGCGCTAGCCGTGTCGCTGTCAACGGGTCTCGTCTTCGGCCTGCTGCCGGCACAGCGCAGCACACGCGTGCAGCTGGCCGATGCCTTGAAAGCGCAGACGCGCGGTGCCATCGGATCCGGCGGCAGTCGTGTGGGTCGCAGGTGGTTCGGTGGCAGGCTGCTCGTCGCCGGCCAGATGGCTTTCTCGTTGCTCCTGCTGATCGTTGCCGGGCTGTTCGCACGGAGCCTGCAGGAGCTCACGCGTGTCGATATCGGCTTCGACCGCGACCGCCTGCTGGTCACAGGTGTCGACCCACGCGCCGCCGGCTACACGCAAGCCCAGCTACCGGCGCTCTATCGTCGGATCGTTGAGCACGTCAACGCCCTCCCCGGCGTGGCCAGAGCGAGCATGTCCGCCAGCGGACCGTTCTCCGGGTCGCGATGGATCAGCCGCTTCGAAGCGGAAGGCTACACGCGCGGACGCGACGAACAGCTCAGATTACTGGACGAAGTCGTCACGACCGATTACTTCCGCACGGTCCGCCTGACAATCGTCCACGGCCGGGCGTTCGGGCCGCAGGACGTGGCTACCAGCCGGAAAGTCAGCGTGATCAACGAGACGATGGCTCGTCGATACTTCCAGGATCAGAGCCCGATTGGCAAGCGTTGGAGCTACGACGAGGAGTTCGACGAGGAGGCGTTCGAGATCATCGGCGTCGTGCAGGACGCCCGGTCCGATGACCTGACGGCCGGTGCAGTCAACATGGCGTATCGACCGGTCACGCAGACCGAGCTCTACCTCACCAGCATCGAGATTCGAGCGGCGGGCGCACCCGCCGCGCTCGCCGCGGAGATCCGCAACACGCTGCGTGAGGCCGAGCCGCGGCTGCGTCTCGCACCCATCGAGCCGCTCGGCGACCGCGTGGTCCGGGCGATGCGTCAGGAGTGGCTGATGACCTCGCTGACGATGGCCTTCGGCGGCGTGGCGCTGTTCCTCGCGTGTCTGGGCCTTTACGGCACGATCTCGTACGCAATAACGCGGCGCACGGCGGAGCTCGGCCTGCGTGTTGCGCTGGGCGCGAGCCGCGGCGCCGTCCAATGGCTGATCCTGCGCGAAGCCTTCACCCTCGTGGTGATTGGGCTGATTGTCGGCCTCCCTCTCGGATTCGTTGCCTCGCGCACGATGGCAACGCTGTTCTTCGGCATCTCACCTTTGGATCCTATGGCGCACGGCGCAGCCGTGACCGCCCTGGTCGTCATCGCGGCACTGGCGGCCTACCTGCCGGCGCGCCGCGCGTCACGCGTGGATCCAATGCGCGCTCTGCGAGTTGACTAG
- a CDS encoding FtsX-like permease family protein yields MPLLHDLRFALRLMWKDRWLTAAAVSALALGIGLNTTVFTFVNAVLVRGLPFPEPDRILHVDSQRLVGDRDHLGVSYLDWQDWRRDTTAFEDLGAWSGGAMNISEPGHLPERLSGARVSANTFRLLRQQPLLGRDFVSGEDRNGSESVVILGYGMWQERYGGDPNVLGRVIRIDEEPCTIVGVMPEGMQFPTNARLWRPLVLEAADKERDDRRLNVFGRLKPGVSQAQAQAELAVIARALAKQYPQTNKETTVVLSTFNERFNGGSIRLVFLSLMGAVGFVLLIACANVANLLLSRSVQRTREIAVRVALGASRWRIIQQLLAESVLLAFLGGALGLGLAAIGVRLFDQAVSDVGKPYWIVFSMDWKVFTFLVAVCVATGVVFGLAPAFQVSRTKVTEALKEGGRGQAGGPRARRFTSVMVVSQIALTLVLLTGAGLMVRSFFKLYRLDLGIDGSPILTMRLNPSERRYPDEDARRQFYDRLAKELDGVGGAASVTFASHPPVGGAMRRRLEIDGRTVGEGERLPEVSTVLVGDRYFATLGLTLWRGRDFGPRDGLPGAEATIVSERFVARFFSNEDPLGRRIRLTAGEEEPGRWLTIVGVSPTIRQAQVHEIEPDAVVYLPYRLEPAGFTTLLARARGEPSILTTPLRRAVQSIDADLPVHAVYTFDALLARSRWPYRVFGTMFALFALIGLLLSSVGIYAVMAYAVSQRRQEIGIRIALGAGSSRVALGMLRGGLLQLAVGLALGLAGAYGVSRLLESLLVQTTSTDPLTFGTIIALLSAVTIVACLLPARRAARVDPIVALRAE; encoded by the coding sequence ATGCCGCTCCTCCACGATTTGCGCTTTGCGCTCCGTCTGATGTGGAAGGACCGCTGGCTCACCGCCGCGGCGGTGTCGGCGCTCGCCCTCGGCATCGGCCTGAACACCACCGTTTTCACATTCGTGAACGCCGTCCTGGTTCGCGGCCTGCCGTTTCCCGAGCCAGATCGCATCCTCCACGTCGATTCGCAACGGCTGGTCGGGGACCGTGACCACCTTGGCGTCTCGTACCTGGATTGGCAGGATTGGCGTCGCGACACGACCGCCTTCGAGGATTTGGGCGCCTGGTCCGGCGGCGCGATGAACATCAGCGAGCCGGGGCATCTTCCAGAGCGCCTCAGTGGAGCCCGGGTGTCGGCCAATACATTTCGCCTGCTCCGCCAGCAACCGCTCCTGGGGCGTGATTTCGTGTCTGGGGAGGATCGCAACGGCAGCGAATCGGTCGTCATTCTCGGTTACGGCATGTGGCAGGAGCGCTACGGCGGCGATCCCAACGTGCTCGGCCGTGTCATCCGCATCGACGAAGAGCCCTGCACGATCGTCGGCGTCATGCCGGAAGGCATGCAATTCCCAACAAACGCGAGGCTGTGGCGGCCGCTCGTGCTGGAGGCGGCCGACAAGGAGCGAGACGACCGGCGGCTGAACGTCTTTGGCAGGCTGAAGCCGGGCGTGTCGCAGGCGCAGGCCCAGGCCGAGCTCGCCGTCATCGCCAGGGCACTTGCGAAACAGTACCCGCAGACGAACAAGGAGACGACCGTCGTCCTCAGCACGTTCAACGAGCGCTTCAACGGCGGCTCCATCCGGCTGGTCTTCCTGAGCCTGATGGGTGCGGTCGGGTTCGTGCTGCTCATCGCCTGCGCGAATGTGGCAAACCTGCTGCTGTCGCGCTCCGTGCAGCGGACGCGTGAGATCGCCGTGCGGGTGGCTCTGGGCGCAAGCCGGTGGCGCATCATCCAGCAACTGCTGGCTGAGAGTGTGTTGCTCGCCTTCCTCGGAGGCGCCCTCGGCCTCGGTCTTGCGGCAATCGGCGTCCGGCTGTTCGACCAGGCAGTCTCGGATGTGGGCAAGCCTTACTGGATCGTCTTCTCCATGGACTGGAAGGTCTTCACCTTTCTCGTGGCGGTCTGCGTCGCGACCGGCGTTGTCTTTGGCCTCGCACCAGCTTTCCAGGTGTCCCGAACGAAAGTCACCGAGGCGTTGAAGGAGGGCGGCCGCGGTCAGGCGGGTGGCCCTCGTGCGCGCCGATTCACGTCGGTGATGGTGGTCTCCCAGATCGCGCTGACGCTCGTGCTCTTGACGGGCGCTGGTCTCATGGTGCGAAGCTTCTTCAAGCTCTATCGGCTCGATCTTGGCATCGATGGGTCGCCGATCCTCACCATGCGATTGAACCCGTCGGAGCGGAGGTACCCGGACGAGGATGCACGTCGGCAGTTCTACGATCGCTTGGCCAAGGAGCTCGATGGCGTCGGCGGCGCCGCCTCGGTCACCTTTGCGTCGCATCCGCCGGTGGGGGGCGCGATGCGGCGCAGGCTGGAGATCGATGGGCGTACAGTGGGGGAGGGCGAGCGCCTACCCGAGGTCTCGACCGTGCTCGTCGGCGATCGCTACTTTGCCACGCTCGGGCTCACGTTGTGGCGGGGGCGTGACTTCGGCCCCCGAGACGGACTGCCCGGGGCGGAAGCGACCATCGTGAGCGAGCGGTTCGTCGCACGCTTCTTCAGCAACGAGGATCCCCTCGGCCGGCGGATCCGGCTCACGGCCGGCGAGGAGGAGCCTGGCCGGTGGCTGACGATTGTGGGTGTGAGCCCGACGATCCGACAAGCACAGGTTCACGAGATCGAGCCGGATGCCGTGGTATATCTGCCCTACCGTCTCGAGCCGGCCGGCTTCACCACACTCCTCGCCCGCGCACGCGGCGAGCCCTCGATCCTCACAACGCCCCTGCGGCGCGCCGTGCAATCGATCGATGCCGACTTGCCGGTGCACGCCGTGTATACCTTTGACGCCCTGCTCGCGCGGTCACGCTGGCCGTACCGTGTCTTCGGCACGATGTTCGCGCTGTTTGCGCTCATCGGGCTCCTGTTGTCGTCGGTTGGCATCTATGCGGTCATGGCCTACGCGGTCAGCCAGCGGCGGCAGGAGATCGGTATCCGCATCGCGTTGGGCGCCGGCTCCAGCAGGGTCGCGCTTGGCATGCTGCGCGGCGGTCTCCTGCAGTTAGCGGTCGGCTTGGCGCTTGGGTTGGCGGGCGCTTACGGCGTGAGCCGGCTGCTCGAGAGCCTGCTCGTCCAGACGACATCGACCGATCCCCTGACATTCGGCACGATCATCGCGCTGCTGTCCGCCGTGACGATCGTCGCCTGTCTGCTCCCTGCGCGGCGTGCCGCACGCGTAGACCCGATCGTCGCGCTCCGCGCGGAATGA
- a CDS encoding metalloregulator ArsR/SmtB family transcription factor, with translation MRPRAWARRPAARNESLGASHSPPLTETQERVTGFLLRNPAPLLYGKGIGHLFGCEKVPGSFSLTSGPADNTLNPDRRMNGPGSAAILDDLSVLGDLNRARVLLAIEEQELAVSEIGEVLQLPQSTVSRHLKTLADEGWIVSRREGTSRFYSAPIAALPPSKHQLWGLVRERVAGTATAVQDARRVQRALEARRASSRAFFSSAAATWDRLRDELFGPTSYLLSYLALLDPRATVADLGCGTGRAAQALAPWVGHVVAIDGSEEMLQAARDRLDPHPNVEVQLADLEGLPLTDASVDFALLLLVLHHIAEPARALAEARRVLRSPGTLVITDMTSHEHDEYRQQMGHVWLGFSEEQIQRYVIEAGFQSCKFQVLPPDARAKGPALFVARAVTA, from the coding sequence ATGCGACCGCGCGCGTGGGCTCGTCGGCCGGCAGCTCGAAATGAATCACTCGGGGCATCTCACAGTCCTCCTCTGACGGAGACCCAAGAGCGGGTCACAGGCTTCCTATTACGGAACCCTGCGCCGCTCCTGTACGGGAAAGGAATCGGGCACCTTTTCGGGTGCGAAAAGGTGCCCGGTTCCTTTTCCTTGACAAGCGGCCCCGCGGATAATACTCTCAATCCGGATAGACGGATGAACGGACCGGGATCTGCTGCAATTCTCGATGACCTGTCGGTGCTCGGGGACCTGAACCGCGCGCGGGTGCTCCTGGCGATCGAGGAGCAAGAGCTCGCGGTGTCGGAGATCGGCGAGGTGCTGCAGTTGCCCCAGTCGACCGTCAGCCGGCACCTGAAGACGCTGGCCGACGAGGGCTGGATTGTCTCGCGACGAGAGGGGACGAGCCGCTTCTACAGCGCGCCAATTGCGGCGTTGCCACCTTCGAAGCACCAACTGTGGGGACTGGTTCGCGAGCGCGTGGCCGGAACCGCCACGGCGGTGCAGGATGCGCGTCGCGTCCAGAGGGCGCTCGAAGCTCGACGTGCCAGCTCGCGCGCCTTCTTCTCGAGCGCCGCTGCCACCTGGGACCGACTGCGGGACGAGCTCTTCGGGCCAACATCGTACTTGCTTTCGTATCTCGCCTTGCTCGACCCACGCGCCACGGTTGCAGACCTCGGCTGCGGAACCGGGCGCGCCGCCCAAGCGCTTGCGCCCTGGGTCGGTCATGTGGTTGCGATCGACGGCTCGGAGGAGATGTTACAGGCGGCTCGTGATCGGCTGGATCCGCATCCCAACGTCGAGGTGCAACTGGCGGACCTCGAGGGTCTGCCGTTGACCGACGCGTCGGTCGATTTTGCGTTGTTGTTGCTCGTGCTGCACCACATCGCGGAGCCTGCGCGAGCGTTGGCAGAGGCGAGACGGGTGCTTCGGTCACCCGGGACACTCGTCATCACCGACATGACGTCCCACGAGCACGACGAGTATCGCCAGCAGATGGGACACGTGTGGCTTGGCTTTTCAGAAGAACAGATTCAGCGGTACGTGATCGAGGCCGGCTTTCAGTCGTGTAAGTTCCAGGTGCTGCCGCCGGACGCGCGTGCGAAGGGCCCAGCGCTCTTCGTAGCGAGAGCGGTGACAGCCTAG
- a CDS encoding protein kinase, which translates to MTWLADSTVRHLQRVASWPDFSGTRYSIVEELGRGGMGTVYRAVDEPLQREVAIKVVNALAGHGPLGARLQAEARVLATLEHPGIVPIHDVGTLADGRAFYVMKRVSGRTLDQLDLPGMSLSDRLGLFERILHPIAFAHARGFVHRDLKPQNIMVGSYGEVLVLDWGLAKASVADDEEDPLEASTDAATTVAPGATEKGTVIGTPGFMAPEQARAATVDARADVYALGVILHVILSGREPPSVRAAAEARRFPRLRPLPRRLRAICQKALAEAPDCRYAEAKGLAEDLARFRAGESVVAYPEGRLDRLERFVTTYRTPIVLVVVYLIMRALVALWFGR; encoded by the coding sequence ATGACCTGGCTCGCCGACAGCACGGTGCGGCACCTGCAACGTGTGGCGAGCTGGCCAGACTTCTCGGGCACTCGATACTCAATTGTCGAGGAGCTGGGCCGCGGCGGCATGGGCACGGTGTATCGGGCCGTCGACGAGCCGTTGCAGCGCGAGGTGGCGATCAAGGTGGTGAATGCCCTGGCCGGGCACGGCCCGCTCGGAGCGCGCCTGCAGGCCGAGGCCCGTGTGCTGGCGACGCTCGAGCATCCTGGGATCGTGCCGATTCACGACGTCGGCACGCTCGCAGACGGACGCGCGTTCTATGTGATGAAGCGCGTCAGCGGACGGACGCTCGACCAGCTCGATCTTCCGGGCATGAGCCTCAGCGACCGCTTGGGACTCTTCGAGCGCATTCTTCATCCCATCGCGTTCGCCCACGCACGCGGTTTCGTCCATCGCGATCTCAAGCCGCAGAACATCATGGTTGGGAGCTACGGCGAGGTGCTCGTCCTGGACTGGGGCCTCGCGAAGGCGTCTGTGGCGGATGACGAGGAGGATCCCCTCGAGGCATCGACTGATGCAGCCACGACCGTCGCACCGGGCGCTACCGAGAAGGGAACGGTCATCGGCACTCCGGGGTTCATGGCTCCCGAACAGGCACGTGCGGCGACCGTTGACGCTCGGGCGGACGTTTACGCCCTCGGCGTGATCCTCCACGTCATCTTGAGTGGGCGCGAGCCCCCTTCGGTTCGCGCTGCTGCGGAAGCGCGGCGATTCCCCCGCCTGCGCCCTCTCCCGCGGCGACTACGCGCGATCTGCCAGAAAGCGCTTGCCGAGGCACCGGACTGTCGCTACGCGGAAGCCAAGGGGCTCGCGGAGGACCTCGCGAGGTTCCGGGCTGGTGAGTCTGTCGTGGCGTATCCGGAGGGCCGGTTGGATCGGTTGGAGCGCTTCGTCACGACGTATCGAACGCCGATCGTGCTGGTCGTCGTCTACCTCATCATGCGCGCGCTCGTTGCTCTGTGGTTCGGCCGGTAG
- a CDS encoding adenosylhomocysteinase — protein sequence MSVAVSEKVHVFDAAKQAGRPPFKVKDLSLADWGRKEIRLAEHEMPGLMALRQRYAGQTPLAGARIMGSLHMTVQTAVLIETLAELGADVRWVSCNIFSTQDHAAAAVAVGRPDTSGAPENPRGIPVFAWKGETLEEYWWCTNEALRWPDGAGPTLIVDDGGDATLLVHKGVEFEKAGRVPDFDADKEPEEWGVILDLLRAALEQQPNRWSAMAPELKGVSEETTTGVHRLYQMQEAGTLLFPAINVNDSVTKSKFDNIYGCRHSLIDGLNRATDVMLGGKVAVVCGYGEVGKGCAQALRGQGCRVIVTEIDPICALQAAMEGYEVKPLDEVVEQADIFVSATGNYNVIATAHMQRMKDKAIIGNIGHFDNEIDMAGLKKVPGIRRENIKPQYDEWVFPDGRSILVLAEGRLLNLGCATGHPSFVMSASFTNQVLAQIELHTNSGAYEKQVYMLPKKLDEEVARLHLDQLGVKLTKLTPEQAAYIGVPADGPYKASHYRY from the coding sequence ATGAGCGTAGCGGTAAGTGAGAAGGTACACGTGTTCGACGCAGCCAAGCAGGCGGGGCGGCCGCCATTCAAGGTCAAGGACTTGTCCCTGGCCGACTGGGGACGTAAAGAGATCCGTCTGGCCGAGCACGAGATGCCCGGCTTGATGGCCCTCCGTCAGCGCTACGCTGGCCAGACGCCGCTCGCGGGCGCCCGCATCATGGGCAGTCTGCACATGACGGTGCAGACGGCCGTGCTGATCGAGACGCTCGCCGAGCTCGGCGCCGACGTGCGCTGGGTCTCGTGCAACATCTTCTCGACGCAGGACCATGCCGCAGCGGCAGTAGCCGTCGGTCGGCCAGACACGAGCGGCGCACCGGAGAACCCACGCGGCATTCCGGTCTTCGCATGGAAGGGGGAGACGCTCGAGGAATACTGGTGGTGCACCAACGAGGCGCTCCGATGGCCCGACGGCGCCGGTCCGACGTTGATCGTGGACGATGGTGGCGATGCGACGCTGCTCGTGCACAAAGGGGTCGAGTTCGAGAAAGCGGGGCGGGTCCCCGACTTCGACGCCGACAAGGAGCCCGAAGAGTGGGGCGTGATTCTCGACCTGCTCCGCGCAGCGCTCGAGCAGCAGCCGAATCGCTGGTCCGCCATGGCGCCGGAGCTCAAGGGTGTCAGTGAAGAGACGACGACCGGCGTGCACCGCCTCTATCAGATGCAGGAAGCCGGAACGTTGCTCTTTCCAGCGATCAACGTCAATGACTCCGTGACAAAGAGCAAGTTCGACAACATCTACGGCTGCCGGCATTCGCTGATCGACGGCCTGAACCGCGCGACCGATGTGATGCTTGGCGGCAAGGTTGCTGTCGTCTGCGGCTACGGCGAAGTGGGGAAGGGCTGCGCCCAGGCGCTGCGCGGCCAAGGCTGCCGCGTGATCGTCACCGAGATCGATCCGATCTGCGCGCTGCAAGCGGCGATGGAAGGCTACGAGGTGAAGCCGCTCGACGAGGTGGTCGAGCAGGCGGACATCTTCGTCTCCGCCACCGGCAACTACAACGTGATCGCCACGGCCCACATGCAGCGCATGAAGGACAAGGCGATTATCGGCAACATCGGCCACTTCGACAATGAGATCGACATGGCCGGCCTCAAGAAAGTGCCGGGCATCCGACGCGAGAACATCAAGCCGCAATACGACGAGTGGGTGTTCCCGGACGGTCGCAGCATTCTCGTCCTGGCCGAGGGCCGTCTACTGAACCTCGGATGTGCGACCGGGCATCCGAGCTTCGTGATGTCGGCGTCGTTCACCAACCAGGTGCTCGCGCAGATCGAGCTGCACACGAACAGTGGTGCGTACGAAAAGCAGGTCTACATGCTGCCGAAGAAGCTGGATGAGGAGGTCGCCCGGCTACACCTCGATCAGCTCGGCGTGAAGCTGACCAAGCTGACACCGGAGCAAGCGGCGTATATCGGCGTCCCGGCGGACGGTCCGTACAAAGCGTCGCACTATCGATACTGA